The Marinobacter szutsaonensis sequence AGATTGCCTCGCCCGCCTCACCCTGGGTAATGGCATCAATGGCAGCGTAATCGGGCATCAGGAACGGCAGGGAAAACAGGTTCAGTTCCGGTACCTGGGGCGACCAGTTGATGGTAGAACCGACCGCCATATCGATCAAACCGGAACGCATGGCAGAAAACTCCTTGGTCTGGTCGCCGGAGACCAGCTGGGAGTTGCTGTAAATCTTCATATTGATGCGCCCGTCGGAGCGCTCTTTCACCAACTCCACCCACTTGTCAGCAGCCTGACCCCAGGGGAAGGCAGACGGCAAAACCGTCGAGACGGTGTATTCATCCTTGTACTGGGCGTGGGAAGCGCCACTGAACAGGAACGTAGCCGCCACAGCGGCGGCCAGAAGTGTGCGACGTTTCGACATAGCGATTTCCTTCTTATTGGAGTTGTTCCGATCGCCAAGCGGCAATCAGGCAGCGGACCGCCTGAAGGAGTATAGAAAGGGTGCTATCGGGAGGCAATAAATACGGCCACTTACGCTTTTTTTCACTCGGCTGAAGGCATACTCCCACCTAGCATGTTTTCAATCACGGCCGCATTATAGAAAGTTTCAACGCACTGGATTTTGTCTTCCCGCACACGAAACCAGACGGCAAGGCGCACGTCCCCGATCGGCTCGAAGTAGGTGCGGTAGTCCAGGATCGCAAACACATGCTCACCGTCGGCACTGAGCTGCCGGAGGACCAGATCTTTCTGGATGGCAAACATGCCGAACTGGTAAGCCAGCATGTCGTCCCGGCTCAGGAAACGCATGTTCGGCCCTACATATTCAAACCCCTCGGCCGCGAGCAAGGCCTTTGCCTCCTCCAGCCGCTGGTCCCGGATATCCGCGATGAACTGAGCCACAATGTCTTTTGGCTGCATGAACAAGCTCCCCACAAGATCCCTCTCCCTTGTATAGCAGAAAACAATTAAAACTTTGCTATGCAGCACCTCTTAATTAGCGTACTGTCTATCTCGTTGGAAAGATTTAGCAAAGCATTTCACGAATAAGACCTTTTGTGTTGTCACACCTCTTGTCCTGTTTTTGATCCTGCACGTTTTTTGTTTCCCGCATATCGCTGATCAAAGGTCACAACGATCTTTTGGCGGCACATTAATGATTAATCTCAGGATATCTATTTATGTCTACAATTACCGGCAACGTTAAGTTCTTCAACGAAGCAAAAGGTTTTGGTTTTATTTCTCGTGAAGGCGGCTCAGACGTCTTTGTTCACTACAGCTCTATTCAGGGTAGCGGCTTCAAAACTCTGGCCGAAGGCCAGGAAGTTGAGTTCAGCGTGACCCAGGGCCAGAAAGGCCCACAGGCAGAGAACGTAATTGGCCTGTAAATAACAGCCAGTACGTGATGAAAAAAGGCAGCTCAGGCTGCCTTTTTTATTGAATACCGAAAGCCGAGTAAAAACGAGACAGATTTACTTACCCCAAACCTGCCCCGGCTTCCGAGAAATCATTGACCACTTTTCAGGTTAATCTGCTTTGAACCTGTCGTGGAAAACTGCCCACTTTTACCTTTATCCACATACTCAACAGCCCCGCCGGACTTTATAAAAGCAGCGGTCTGCTCCTCAATCTGGGCAGAGGTTAATGTAGATTTTTGAGGTTTCTTGCTCATCATATTTCCCCAAGTTAAATACCGGCATATTCGCCAACATTAATCGTCCATAGTACCCGAAACCGGAAAAAATTGTTGATTACTCCACCGTGATGGTAATTTTCTCGGACATGACCGGCGGCTCGTGGGGCACGTGCATGTAGTCACCCACCAGCAGTTGCAGGGTATGCTCGCCCGGCGAAAGCTCCAGGGTGGTCTGGGTTTGCCCACCGCCAAAATGGATATGGCGCTCATCTGAGGGAACCGGTTGATCCATCGGTGGCATCTCATCGACATCCACCAGCAGGTGATGATGCCCGGTGGCTTCGCGCTCCACCCCTGCCGGTGCCACGCCCAGATTTTCTAGGCCGAACCTCACAGTCACTGGCGAACTTACGGTCTGCCCATCAGTTGGCGTTACAAAGTACACCGCCGCCCCTTCGGGCGCAGGCGTGGCGGCGTGGGCCCCGGCAACCATCGCGGCAGCAAGAACTGACGATAGGACCAACCGTTGTGTGCTGTTAATCATGACTCACTCCTTGAATCAGCGGACTGTCTTTCAATTGTAGGACAAACTTCAGAATCTTGCTGGCGCTTTACATCAACCTGGCTGATAAACAGCTCAGGGGCGGCATACATACCAGTAGTTCTGGAAGTCATGTGCGAGCTCATGCACGTCGATATTCCGAAAGCCCGCTTCACGCCGGCAGCTGGCGCCCCAGAAACTCAAGCTGATCCTTTATGGACTGATCCAGAGCGTCACCCCGATATACATCAAAATGCCCGACCGGATAGTGCTTCACTTGGGAGTTCGGCATTTTTTTCGCCGCTTTGGCCGCGGCATTCGCCGGAGCGACCGTATCCCGGTCGCAAATCAGCACCAGTGCCGGACAGGTGACTTTGCTGGCCAAACGGGTGGGCCGGAAAAGCGGAATCGTAAAACTCACGCCCGCGGCGACGTAGTTCAACGCATTATCGGCCAACAGGGGCACATACCCTTCCTGACAATCCTCGGCCGTCATCATGCCCAGCTCCCCGGGGCGAGCCGCCGATGCAATGTACCGGGGAGACATCCCCAGCCCGCGGCGAATCCAGTCTACCGATCCGTGCCAGGTCAGGCGCATCGCCTGCATGATCCCGGCATAACCGATTACACCCAGCAAAGACGCCAGACCATCCACCATCGGGCATTGGGAGATAGTGCACTGCACGCTGCCATCCCTCGCCGCGGCCGCAATCACAAGCCCGCCAGAAAACGACGTACCCCACAGACAAATGCGACTGCCATCGACACGATCCAGCTGCCGCGCAAAATCCAGTGCCGCCAGCCAGTCAGCCACTTCCTTGCTGGGGCTCAGGGTCTGGCGTGGCTGGCCATCACTGTCCCCGAAATGACGGTAGTCAAAGGCAAAGACCGCATAGCCCGCATCGCAAAAAGCTTCCTTGAACGGTGCAAGACCACTGGCATGAGTCAGCCCAAAACCATGGGCCATCACGATACACGGCAAGTCACGGCCGTCGGCGTCCGGCGTGTAAAGCACACCGCGGCAGGTTGTATCCTGGCTCGGGAATTCCAGTGGTGTTTCGATCATTGCTCGACTCTCATGCGTGAAGATTGAGCATCACAGGATAGCTCATTGATTCAAGATGGGATCCGTAAGAGATTTTTGGGGTCCCCAAGTAAGTCCGCAGAGGATAAGGTAAACCTTTTCCTCCGGAGACATTCACGCTATGGACACCGCGATCCTGGTTTGGGGCCTGATCTTCAGCTCCATCGGCATCGGTTATTTCATTTACGGGCGAAGGCAGTCCAATATGGCCGTCCGCTGGTGCGGGCTGGCGCTGATTCTTTACCCGTACCTCATGACCGATGCCCTCACCATGGTGGCCGTCGGCATTGCAATTATGTTGGTCCCCCGGTTCGTTGAACTTTGAACCGGGGGACCCGGCCCTTACCGCCAATCACCGAGTCGGCGGCGCCATAAACTCCGGTCCGACGGGGTCATCAATGCACTTGTCCAGGATGTCATCGATTGCGGCCATCGCTTCCTTATCCAGCGACCAGCCCTCGATGTCATCGACCGGGTCCAGCTGTTCCGGTCTTCTCGCACCCCAAAGCGCGGTTGTGACACCGGGCTGATCCACCAGCCAGCGAAGGGCCAGAGTCAGCACATTTTTCTGATACCGCTCGCGGGCAAAGGCATCCAGTTCAGCCACAGCATTCAGGTATTGGCGATAGCGGTCGCCCTGGAACTTGGGATCATTCTTGCGCAGGTCGTCACCGGTAAACTGCGTGTCCTCCCGCATCTTGCCAGACAGCAGACCGCGGCAAAGTCCGCCGTAGGTGATGGTCGCAATGCCGTTTTCCCGACAATACGGAAGGATTTCCTGTTCGATATCCCGCTCAAACAGGTTATACGGGGGCTGCAAACTGTGCAGGGGCACACTCTTCTGCAACTCGTCCATCTGCGACGGCGTGAAGTTGCTGACGCCAATGGCGCGGATTTTCCCGGCCTGATAGAGATTTTCCAGCGCCCGGGCGGTCTCTTCCATGGGCGTCTTCGGATCTGGCCAATGGACCTGGTAAATGTCGATCCGGTCGGTCTGAAGGCGTTTCAGGGAATCCTCAACTTCCCGTTCTATGCGCGCAGCAGAGGCATCCCGCCAGACTTTATCCTGATCATCGTTCCAGTTCAGAGCTACCTTGGTGGCCAGGGCAACCTGATCCCGCCGGCCGTTGGCGAGGGCCTTGCCCACAATTTCCTCTGAGCGTCCGAAGCCGTAAACCGGCGCCGTGTCGATCAGACCAATACCCTTGTCGATGGCCCTGTGGATGGTATCGATGGACTGGGCTTCGTCCGTTCCGCCCCACATCCAGCCACCAATGGCCCAGGTACCGAGCCCGACGGGTGTGACCTGAATGTCGGTATTTCCGAATGTTCGCGTATCCATGCTTCCTCCCATTGCCTTGAAAGCCACCTGGAGAAAATGCGGCACTGTGAATGTCTCGTACCACAGACATGCGAGGGAGGACGCGTAAATTCAACCCCGACGGCAAACAGTAGTCAGTTGCGTTCCTTCAACACCGAGTAGATGCTGCGAACGGCGGCAACATCTGATGCGTCAGATTCGATCACGTCTTCCAGCAATTCCAGAACCCGCTTTTCATCGTTACTTCGGAGACTCGGCCAGAACACATAGGGAATGACATCCGGGTTCCGGATATAGAACAGCGCAGCTTCCTCCGGTTGGGCTGTATCGCCCCGAAGCCCGACAGTAAATCGCTTTCCTTCGCTGTCCACCAGTGTGACCACCAGCGATTTTTCAGACTCCACTTCCCGGACTTCACCAACGGTAATGGGCGCCTCAAGAGCAGGGACGGAGGTAATGTAATACTGAATACCGAGAAACCCCAGAAGAACGACCAACAGTGCGGCCAGGGCGATTGATTTCATCATGAATACAGCCTGAATGCCTTGAGAGGGCAGACGCGACGCGTCTGCCCAGTAAAATCCGGGGTTGAGGGCACTTCACCCCTCAGTGGTGATGCCCACCCGGCCCATGGACGTGGCCGTGCGCAATCTCTTCCGGATTGGCGGCGCGGACTTCAAGGATTTCGATATCAAAGGTCAGAGTTCTGCCGGCCATCGGATGGTTGGTATCGACATCGGCAAACTTGTGGCCGACCTTGGCGACGACCACATGGCGCGGGCCCTGCTCGGTCTGCACCTGGGCAATCATGCCCGGCTTCCAGCGTTTGGCACCCATCAAATGCTTGATCGGCACGCGCTGAATGGCGTCTTCTTTGCGCGGACCGTAGGCTTTATCCGGAGTAACGGTCACACTGAAGCTTTCGCCGGCCTCGCGACCTTCCAGGGCTTCTTCCAGGCCCCGGATAATGCCGCCGTGCCCATGCAGGTATGCGTTCGGCTCCCCGCCACGGGAGGTTTCAACGACGTTGCCTTCTTCATCACTGACGCTGTAGTGAAACAGGACCACCTGATTCTTTTCGATTGGCATAGGGTTCTCCGGGACGATTCAAGATATGCCATTATAACCAGCAGCAGTTTTATTCTCAGCTATCAGAAAAGCATCGGGCAGCGGCAGCTACTGTCGCTACCCGATAGAGGAGATGTGACCCGATGACCAACGACCTGCCCTATTCCCAGGCCTGTGAGAACAACAAAGCCCCGATCCTGGAGAAGCTGCAGGCCATCTTCACGGCACCGGGCAAGGTTCTGGAAATCGGAACACTCACCGGGCAGCACGCCGTGCATTTCGCACAGGCCATGCCCCACCTGCAGTGGCAACCGAGTGACCACCCGGAGGCGGCTGATCTGTGTCGTCCCCGGCTGGAGCAGGCCGCCCTGCCCAACATGTTGCAAGTCGTTGAACTGGACGTCGGCGATACCAACTGGCCGGTCGACACTTTCAAGTGGGCGTTCTCCGCAAATACCGCGCACATCATGGCCTGGAGCGAAGTCGAACAGATGTTCCGTGGAATCGGCGAGCGCCTGCCGGAAGACGGAGCCTTCTGCCTGTATGGCCCGTTCAATAATCGGGGCGAATACTCGAGTGACAGCAACCGCCGTTTTGATCAGCACCTGAAATCCCAGGCCGCTCATATGTGCATTCGGGACCTGGTGGACCTCAGCGCTCTGGCGGAATCGGCCGGGATGACGCTTGCTGAAAATCACGCCATGCCGGCCAATAACCTGCTGTTGGTATTTCGGCCCAAACCCTGAGGTGGTTCCCCCGGACGCGGCGAACTGACCACCAACTCACGGTGACGATGGTCGGGGTGACCCACGTTCAGTGCAGCGACATCAGTTTGTCTGCAACCTCAACAAGGCTATCGCCCGTGACATCGGGCTGCAGAAAGACATCGCCAGGCTTGTGTTCAAGGCGCGAACACCAGCCCGAAAGCGCCCCGGCCCGTTTCGCACCATGGCAATCCCAGGCGTGCACAGCAACCAGCGCCAGGCGCTCAATCGGCGTACCTAAACGTTTGGCGGCAAAACGGTAGATTTCCGGATGAGGCTTCCAGATACCCGCGTCCTGCGAGGTGACCACGTGGTCCACAAAACCGGAAAGCCCTGCCCCCTCGAGGAAACGGCGTGTTTTGTCAGGATTGTTGACGGTAAGGCATCCAACGGCCACGCCCGCCTCAGAGAGTTTCTTCAGAGCCGGTACGGCATCGTCGAAGGTCGGTAGCGTGGAGAACCCTTCGACCACATATTCAATATCACGCTCACTGAGCGTGTATTTCGTTTCAGTGCGGAGTGATTCCCGGGCAAGGTCGTCGAAGGGTGCCGTGTCACCGGCAAGGGTCAATGCCATGGCATCGCGTTGAAATCGCAGAAACCAGGGCTGCAGAACGGTCGCTGGTTGGCCAACCTCTTCCAGCCGGGCCGCCAGCGGATCCAGATCGATCAATGTCTCCAGGACATCGAATAAAACTACGTTCGGTCGGTCAGCCATATCCAGAGCCTCCCTAAGCCGGTGTAGGTTCACAGGAAGTGTAGCTCAGGTTATCGCGGTATGCAGATTTGTGGACTTATGGAAAACCGGGCCAGCAAAACCCGTCCTTAGGCCTCATTCGCCTTACGATAATGCCCCTGATAATCAAAGATCCGATCCTGCACCTGCCAATAGTGCTTCTGCTGGCGGGCAATCACAAAATCCGGTGCCGGCAACAAGGCCTGACTCTCAAGCACCTCATCGGCCGTGCTGAACGTTTTCGGGGCCTGGCTGTTCGCGAAACGACGCCCGAACAATTTGTTGAAGACTGTGCGCTGGCCCGGCTTGTTGAAATCAAACAACTCGTTGAGTTCCTCGCCATCCTCCCCGTGGTAGGTGATCCTCAGTTTGCTGCCATCAACACCTAACGTGATCCCCGCGCAACGAATCACCATGGCATCCTTGAGCCTCAGCGCATCTCTTAACTGATCATCCGGATCGATGATGGCTTTGTGGCACTGCCCGCAGTTTCGGGCCGCAATATCATTCTCGCCACCGCAGTGGGGGCACTCCTTGAATCGAAAGCGGTAATCGCACTGTTGCGGGCGCCCGCCCTCCCCGGCCGGTCCATCCGCTTCTGCCGGCTCCAGCAGCCCCTGACAACGGCGCCCGTAATGCTCGATCACCCGGCCGTCACTGTCCGTTTTACCCCAGAAGATATTGGCAAACCCGCAGCCCGGGCAGAACACCTGCACCGGCTCGCTGTCCGGGTTCGGTTTCGGCTCCCCTACCTCCGGGTGATGCAGGTTCACGCTGTTGCCCGCGTAATCAATCACCAGACAGTCCCGTTTGCCTTCATCCAGACGAAGCCCACGGCCCACAATCTGCTGATACAGGCTGACCGACTGGGTCGGCCGAAGAATGGCAATAAAGTCTACATGGGGCGCATCAAAGCCCGTGGTCAACACAGACACATTCACCAGATACTTCAGCTGCCGCTGTTTGAAGCGCTGGATCAGCAAGTCCCGATCTTTCAGATCGGTTGCGCCGGTCACCAGGGCGGTTTCGTGTTCCGGCAGATAGCCGGTGATCTCCCGGGCATGCTCCACCGTGGCCGCAAAGATCATCACGCCTTTGCGGTCGGCGGCCAGTTCTACCACCTGCTCGATGATCGCCCGGGTCACACGCTTATGTTTGCTCAGCAGCTGATTGACGTCCTTCTCCGCGTATTCACCAAAACGGTCCTGAGCCAGCGCGGAGAAATCGTATTGGGCCACCGCCGCATTCACCAGCTCGGGACGGGTGAGATACCCCCGGTTGATCATGTAGCTCAACGGCAGTTCGTAAATGCAGTGCTGGAAGGGCTTATCTTCTTCACTGCGGACAAAGCCCCGGTAGTGATAGCGATAGATCCATCCCATGGCCAATCGATAGGGTGTCGCGGTCAGCCCGAGCACTTTGAGGGCGTCATTCTGCTGCCGCAGCAGTTCGATGATCTTTTGATACTGACTGGTTTCCTCACCGCTGACCCGATGGCACTCATCGATGATCACCAACGAGTATTGATCCCGGAACTGATCCAGGTTCGCCGAGACAGACTGCACACTGGCGAAGGTCACCTGATGCCGGTTTTCCTTGCGTTTCAACCCCGCGGAGAAGATGCCGCCCCTTAAACCATAACTCTGGTATTTAGCGTGGTTCTGCTCCACCAGCTCTTTAACGTGAGTCAACACCAGAATCTTGCGCCGGGCAAGCCGGGCCAGCTCGGCAATCACCAGGCTTTTACCCGCGCCGGTCGGCAGCACGATGACGGCGGACTCATCCGATTTCCGGAAATGGTTCAGCGTGGCATCGACCGCTTCCTGCTGGTAAGGCCGCAGTTTGAAAGGAGCATTCATTCGCAGGGCTTGATCCCTTTCAGGATGAAAAGGCGGCCATAGTAGCAAATGAGTTGCCGTTAGCGGACAAAGGACTCCATCAAGAGGCCTTTTTCATAACCGGCGCCAGCCATTTGCGCTTGGCCTTCTCCACCAGATCGCGAGCATCGTGATTCCAGGGATGGAAATCGGGGCTGTAGTACTTGAAGTAGGACGGCAACAGCCTGCGGAAAACGCCGGGCTTGCCCCACATGTAATTGAGTCCGCCCAGCCAGGACTTCAGGTTGAACAGCTGGCCGTCCTCTTTCATCAGCTGAACCAGATGAATCCCGCTGAACAGCGGGAACATGACACTCACCGCCATCATTTCCGTCACCCGGACAAACTCGCTGCCGCCAATGCTCTTGTAGACATCGAACGCCACGGCCTTGTGTTCGGATTCCTCAATCGCATGCCAGGCCCAGATGGGCGCCATGCGCGGGTCCATTTCCTCCAGGGCGTCATATTTCAGGAGAAATTCCTCGGCCAACAGGGCGGTGAAATGCTCCACCGCCACCGTATGGGCCAGCTGGCGCTCGGGACTGAGGTGCTTGCGCAGCCAGTTCATCAGGCCCTGGATCTCCCGCTCCAGACGATCAAGGTTGATACCGCGACCCTGCATATGGCCGTTGAGGGCCTTGTGTTCCTTCGAATGGTGAGCCTCCTGGCCAATAAAGCCACGCACCGCCGCTTTCAATTCGGGGTCTGTGATCTGTTTCTGGTAGTGGCGTACCGAGTCGATAAAGAAGCGCTCACCGGGCGGAAAACTGGAAGACAGGGCGGCCAGCAGAAGCGTCTTGGCCGGATCGTTATCCCACCAGTACTTGGGCACGTCATCGGCCAGATCGAAGTCCGGCTGCCGGACTTCGGGGATCAGACCCTTGGGTGTGGTCGTGCGAGCTGTATCGCGCGCTGAAATCGGATGAACATCGGCCTTGATTTTCCTGGTAATCATTGTGAGCCCCCGGGAAGCATGATGTCTTTGGAATCATCATACTGACGGAGAGTCGACCGCCGTGAGAGGACAAGGGGCCACTTTACTTGTCATTGGTGGCCAAATTGCCACGTTCATCCACTGAGGAGATGCAGGCAGGTCCCGCCTTTTCGCTTCGGGTTCAGTGCCTGGCTTTGCTGACCACTTCCGGGGTTGCCGTCTCACCGGGTTCGCCGGCAAGGATACGGTCTGCATCAAGTGAGGCAATCGGTACCCGGGTATCCCTCGGAACATGGCCGCTCAGTTGCAGCTCAAGATAGCGCAGCGCACACACCCGAAGGAAAGATGTGAAATTGCCGAGATCATGGCCGGCATCGATGGATTCGTGGTAAAGCCGGGTGATCATCTGCGGCAGGTTCATCCCATCCCGTTCGGCCAACTCTGACAGTACCTGCCAGAAGGCATTTTCCATCCGAACACTGGTTACCATGCCGTCAATACGCAGGGAGTGGGTCCGGCTGACCCAAAGCTCCGGGTCAGCATTGATAAAGAGCTTGCACATGACGGCCTCCCTGGGTGCGCTTGAGAGCGCTGAGGGGCCGGTGGACTGGCCCCTGCGGCGTTACTGATCCAGCAATTTGAAGAACTGCGCCAGCCAGGCCGGATGGGCTGGCCACGCGGGCGCTGTTACCAGATTAGCATCGGTTACCGCCTGATCAACCTCGATACCGGCGAAGGTCCCGCCGGCCAGTTCCACTTCCGGTTGGCAGGCCGGATACGCAGAGCATTTGCGGCCCTCCAGAACGCCCGCTGCCGCCAACAACTGAGCCCCGTGGCAGATTGCCGCCACCGGCTTGTTGGTTTCGAAGAAATGGCGAACCAGATTCTGCACCTCCTTATTCAGGCGCAGGTACTCGGGTGCACGACCGCCGGGCACTACCAACGCGTCGTAATTTGCCGGGTCCAGTCCGTCAAAATCCGCATTCAGGGCAAATCGATGGCCCGGTTTTTCAGTGTAGGTCTGATCACCCTCGAAGTCATGGATGGCCGTGGCAACAGTATCGCCCGCTTTCTTGTCCGGGCAAACGGCATGAACCGTGTGGCCGACGGCCTGCAGTGCCTGGAACGGCACCATGGTTTCGTAGTCTTCGGTGAAATCACCGGTAATCATCAGAATCTTCTTCCCGCTCATGGCTATCTCCTTGTGCTTGTGTTGCCAGTTCTGGAAACAGTAGCAGTGGCGATGGTGGAGCAGGTATTAAGGGACTACTACAGCAGAGAGAGTGGCCAACAGAAGCGTTTTGGCCGGATCGTTGTCCCACCAGTCTTCGGGCACGTCGTCGGCCAGATCAAAATCCGGCTGCCGGACTTCGGGGATCATACCCTTGGGTGTGGTATATCTAACGGCATGGCGCGCTGAAATCGGGTGAACATCGGCTTTTGTTTTCCTGGCAATCATTGTGAGCCCCCCGGAAAGCGTGATATCTGTTGAATCATCAGACTGGCGGAGAGTCGATTGCCGTGAGAGGACAAGGGGCCAATATACTTGTCATCGGTGGCCAATTCAGCGAATTCATCCAGGTCACAAGCCCATAAGGTCGCTCCAGAGGCGAGACCAAACCTAACGGCAAAACAGGAGCATTCAATGGCGTTTGATTTCCACGGCCGGCGCGTCATCGTCGCTGGCGGCAGCAAGGGTATTGGCCGGGCCATCGCGTTGGGATTTGCCCGGGCCGGTGCCAGCGTTTCCGTATGTGCGCGCGGGCAGGCGTCCCTGGATGCACTGGCGGACGAAGTGGCAGCCGAGGGACTGACGCTGCATGTGGCCGCCTGCGACATCGGCGACAAGGCCGCGCTGGAGACCTATCTGCAAGGCGCTATGAGCAAATTGGGCGGCCTGGACGTGCTGGTCAATTGCGCCTCGGCGTTCGGGCGGGAGGACAACGAAGAAAGCTGGCTGAGCAGCGTTGAGGTGGATCTGATGGGCACCGTTCGCGCCAGCCATACCTGCCTGCCTGCGCTTAAGGAAACCGGGGGGACGATCATCAACATTGCCTCCATCGCTGCCCTGCACGCCTCGACACGCACCGCCCCCTACGCGGCTATCAAGGCCGCCGTCGCTCACTACACCGGCAGCCTGGCGGTGGCCATAGCCCCGCATAAAGTGCGCGTTAATGGCATTGCCCCGGGCTCGATCGAGTTTCCGGGTGGCGTCTGGGATCAGGCCCGTCAGCACAATCCGGAACTCTACGAGCGTATTCGCGGGGGGATTCCCTTCGGGCGCCTGGGCACGCCAGAGGAAGTCGCCGACGTGGCGTTGTTCCTGGCCTCCGATCTGGCCCGGTGGATGACCGGCCAGACGCTGGTGGTGGACGGCGGCCAGGTTCTGTCCTAAAAACCGGGACTAAGGAAAAACCGGGACAGATCTATTTCTCGAGAAAAATAACGCGAACAACACCGCACGGCTGGGCTGGAGCAATTCCGATAAGACCTCTTCTGAGCAGATTTTTTTGCACAGCTAAATCCTGATAACCATGACCGGTTTAATCTCAAGGGCCTGCCGGGCAAACTCCGCATCCGGCCACACCAACAACCAGCCAAGAACCGCAAGATTGAGAATCACGTTGAACCAGAAGGCCACCTGAAACGAGGTCTTGCGGGTTTTGTGGCGGAAGAATTGCTGGCCCACCAACGCCCCGGGCCAGCCACACAGAAGTTCAAACAGATGCAACCGCCCCTCAGGCACCCGCCGGTTGCCGCTCTCGGCGGCCCCTTTATCGATTGCGTACATCAAAAACGTAACCAGGCTCATCACCCCATAGGCGACCGGCAAAAGCAGCGGCACATACCCCTGAAGATACAACGTAGAGACCGCACCCAAGACTGCAACTGCAATCAACAAAGCGACCCAGACACCGAAGGCAACCGCTGCGCGGTGCCGTGCCACGCCGGCGTACTGGAAACTGGCGGCCCTTAACCGGCCTTTCTCGTCCTTGGTCTGCGAGTAAACCACTTTGCGGCTGGCTGAAGGCCTTCCCCGCCCCTGATAGGCGCTGATATGGGCAAACAGACGCTCCCCGCCGTTTTCCGGAGTGATGAAGCCAAAGCCCTTGGCGTCGTTC is a genomic window containing:
- a CDS encoding nuclear transport factor 2 family protein, encoding MQPKDIVAQFIADIRDQRLEEAKALLAAEGFEYVGPNMRFLSRDDMLAYQFGMFAIQKDLVLRQLSADGEHVFAILDYRTYFEPIGDVRLAVWFRVREDKIQCVETFYNAAVIENMLGGSMPSAE
- a CDS encoding cold-shock protein; the encoded protein is MSTITGNVKFFNEAKGFGFISREGGSDVFVHYSSIQGSGFKTLAEGQEVEFSVTQGQKGPQAENVIGL
- a CDS encoding DUF4399 domain-containing protein, with product MVAGAHAATPAPEGAAVYFVTPTDGQTVSSPVTVRFGLENLGVAPAGVEREATGHHHLLVDVDEMPPMDQPVPSDERHIHFGGGQTQTTLELSPGEHTLQLLVGDYMHVPHEPPVMSEKITITVE
- a CDS encoding alpha/beta fold hydrolase codes for the protein MIETPLEFPSQDTTCRGVLYTPDADGRDLPCIVMAHGFGLTHASGLAPFKEAFCDAGYAVFAFDYRHFGDSDGQPRQTLSPSKEVADWLAALDFARQLDRVDGSRICLWGTSFSGGLVIAAAARDGSVQCTISQCPMVDGLASLLGVIGYAGIMQAMRLTWHGSVDWIRRGLGMSPRYIASAARPGELGMMTAEDCQEGYVPLLADNALNYVAAGVSFTIPLFRPTRLASKVTCPALVLICDRDTVAPANAAAKAAKKMPNSQVKHYPVGHFDVYRGDALDQSIKDQLEFLGRQLPA
- a CDS encoding aldo/keto reductase, which codes for MDTRTFGNTDIQVTPVGLGTWAIGGWMWGGTDEAQSIDTIHRAIDKGIGLIDTAPVYGFGRSEEIVGKALANGRRDQVALATKVALNWNDDQDKVWRDASAARIEREVEDSLKRLQTDRIDIYQVHWPDPKTPMEETARALENLYQAGKIRAIGVSNFTPSQMDELQKSVPLHSLQPPYNLFERDIEQEILPYCRENGIATITYGGLCRGLLSGKMREDTQFTGDDLRKNDPKFQGDRYRQYLNAVAELDAFARERYQKNVLTLALRWLVDQPGVTTALWGARRPEQLDPVDDIEGWSLDKEAMAAIDDILDKCIDDPVGPEFMAPPTR
- a CDS encoding peptidylprolyl isomerase; this translates as MPIEKNQVVLFHYSVSDEEGNVVETSRGGEPNAYLHGHGGIIRGLEEALEGREAGESFSVTVTPDKAYGPRKEDAIQRVPIKHLMGAKRWKPGMIAQVQTEQGPRHVVVAKVGHKFADVDTNHPMAGRTLTFDIEILEVRAANPEEIAHGHVHGPGGHHH
- a CDS encoding DUF938 domain-containing protein — protein: MTNDLPYSQACENNKAPILEKLQAIFTAPGKVLEIGTLTGQHAVHFAQAMPHLQWQPSDHPEAADLCRPRLEQAALPNMLQVVELDVGDTNWPVDTFKWAFSANTAHIMAWSEVEQMFRGIGERLPEDGAFCLYGPFNNRGEYSSDSNRRFDQHLKSQAAHMCIRDLVDLSALAESAGMTLAENHAMPANNLLLVFRPKP
- a CDS encoding HAD family hydrolase — encoded protein: MADRPNVVLFDVLETLIDLDPLAARLEEVGQPATVLQPWFLRFQRDAMALTLAGDTAPFDDLARESLRTETKYTLSERDIEYVVEGFSTLPTFDDAVPALKKLSEAGVAVGCLTVNNPDKTRRFLEGAGLSGFVDHVVTSQDAGIWKPHPEIYRFAAKRLGTPIERLALVAVHAWDCHGAKRAGALSGWCSRLEHKPGDVFLQPDVTGDSLVEVADKLMSLH
- a CDS encoding DEAD/DEAH box helicase → MNAPFKLRPYQQEAVDATLNHFRKSDESAVIVLPTGAGKSLVIAELARLARRKILVLTHVKELVEQNHAKYQSYGLRGGIFSAGLKRKENRHQVTFASVQSVSANLDQFRDQYSLVIIDECHRVSGEETSQYQKIIELLRQQNDALKVLGLTATPYRLAMGWIYRYHYRGFVRSEEDKPFQHCIYELPLSYMINRGYLTRPELVNAAVAQYDFSALAQDRFGEYAEKDVNQLLSKHKRVTRAIIEQVVELAADRKGVMIFAATVEHAREITGYLPEHETALVTGATDLKDRDLLIQRFKQRQLKYLVNVSVLTTGFDAPHVDFIAILRPTQSVSLYQQIVGRGLRLDEGKRDCLVIDYAGNSVNLHHPEVGEPKPNPDSEPVQVFCPGCGFANIFWGKTDSDGRVIEHYGRRCQGLLEPAEADGPAGEGGRPQQCDYRFRFKECPHCGGENDIAARNCGQCHKAIIDPDDQLRDALRLKDAMVIRCAGITLGVDGSKLRITYHGEDGEELNELFDFNKPGQRTVFNKLFGRRFANSQAPKTFSTADEVLESQALLPAPDFVIARQQKHYWQVQDRIFDYQGHYRKANEA
- a CDS encoding metal-dependent hydrolase encodes the protein MITRKIKADVHPISARDTARTTTPKGLIPEVRQPDFDLADDVPKYWWDNDPAKTLLLAALSSSFPPGERFFIDSVRHYQKQITDPELKAAVRGFIGQEAHHSKEHKALNGHMQGRGINLDRLEREIQGLMNWLRKHLSPERQLAHTVAVEHFTALLAEEFLLKYDALEEMDPRMAPIWAWHAIEESEHKAVAFDVYKSIGGSEFVRVTEMMAVSVMFPLFSGIHLVQLMKEDGQLFNLKSWLGGLNYMWGKPGVFRRLLPSYFKYYSPDFHPWNHDARDLVEKAKRKWLAPVMKKAS